AGCGGGCGTGGCCAAGCAGGATATCAAGCTGATCTGCAGCAACGGCCTGCACCGTAAGAATACCCGCGAAGAGATTAAGAGCTTGCTCGGGGAGAAGACCTTCAACGAGTTCTGGTGGACCCATCAGATCGTCAATCACGACAGCGAAGACTGGGATAACCTCATCGATCTCGGTTGCGATGGCATGGGCAACCGGGTGATCATGAACAAAGAGGTTTATGAGTCCGATTTCGCGGTGTTGATCGGCCATGCGCTGGGCAATCCGTACGGCGGCTATTCGGGCGGGTACAAGCATTGCACCACCGGAATCACCCATTGGAAATCCATTGCCGCGCATCACGTGCCGCATGTGATGCACCGGGGCGATTTTACGCCGGTCTCCAACCATAGCCTGATGCGGGAGAAATTTGACTCCATCGGCCAATACATGGAGCAATGCATGGGCAAGAAGTTTTTCACCTGCGACGCGGTGCTCGATACCTATCAACGCCAGATCGCGGTATTCACGGGCTATGCCAAGGAGATTCAGCCGCTCGCCTGGGAAGTGGCGGACCGCCGGACCTATGTCCCTTGGGCCGAGAAAAAATATGACGTCATGGTCTTCGGCATGCCCCAGGCGTTTCACTACGGGAACGGCATGGGCACCAACCCCATCCTGATGCTCCAGGCCATCTCCGCCAATATCATCCGTCACAAACGGATCATGAAGGATAATTGCGTGGTGATTTGCTCCTCGATCTGCAACGGCTACTTCCATGATCAGGAGTTCCCGGCGTACCGGCCGCTCTATGAGCTTTTCCAGCAAGACTACCACAACACGCTGCCGGATCTCGAAAAATACGGCGAAGCCTTCTCCCATAACCAGGAATACATCGACAAATACCGTTTTAACTACGGCTATCATCCGTACCACGCCTTTTCGATGATCTCCTGCGGCCACATCGCCGAGATGAATTGCGCCGCGATCTATATCGTCGGGGCTTACGAACCCGGCTATGCCCGGGGAATGGGCATGAAGACCCGGGCCACCTTCGAGGAGGCGCTCAAAGATGCCGCGAAGTATGTGGGGAATCAGCCGAACATTCTGGCGTTGCCCAAAACCTTTAAAGTAGCCGCGGTCCATCTCGGCATGAAGGAGTAAGCTTCCGATGTGGCATATTCATCTTTCATTGGCCCAGATGGATGTCTGGTGGCCGGGACTACTGTTGCTGGGCGGGTTTATCGGAATTTTGACAGGCATGTTCGGGGTCGGCGGAGGATTCCTGCTCACCCCCTGCCTGAAGATTTTATTCGGCATCCCCTATCCGGTGGCGGTGGGCAGCGGGTTGGCCCAGATCTTTTTGGCGGGAACCTACTCCACCTGGAAACACGGGAAAAACGGCAACATCGATCTGCGCATGGGATTGCTCATGACCGGCGGCGCCGTGGCGGGGACGGACATCGGGGTCTCGCTTTTGAAGCAGCTGGGCACCGGAGGAACGGTTATTCTCAATTCCCGGACCTTCACCGTAGCGGATCTGGTCATGAGCGGGCTGTTTTTGGTGCTGATGACAGTCACGGGACTGTATATCCAGCATGAGGCGTCCCATTCCAGCGGCGATGAAGTGGCGTCGGCCATCGCGCAAAATCTGCAGGGCTATCGGATGCCGCCGCAAATGGCTTTTCCCAAGTCGAACATCCCCTCGTTAAGTTTATGGATACCCTTGATCGCCAGTTTCCTGGTGGGGATCCTCACCGGTTTGCTCGGGGTGGGCGGCGGGTTCATCAATTTTCCCTTATTGGTTTACGTGATCGGGGTTCCGACCTATGTGGCGGTGGGAACCAGCGCTTTTCAGATCCTTTTTGCCTCGGGATACGGAGCGTTGCGGCATGCCTGGCAAGGCCATGTGGAGCTCCTTCTAGTCCTGCTGCTGCTGGTCGGCTCCCTGGCGGGAGTGCGGTTCGGAGTCTATCTCTCCCACCTTTTCGGCGGTCGCAAGCTGCGCAAATATTTTGCCTGGGTGATAGGGCTGGGAATCGCCGTCATCATCTGGGATCTGGTCGGCGAGATTTGGTTTTAAAAATCGATAGACTATCCGCTCCATCCGTAAAGGGGTGGAAAAAAGAAAATGGGATTCATTCCTCATAACACCCAGCGATACAACAAGTGTTTTCCCCTGGAGTCCGGCTTCCAAGCCGGGCTTTTTTTATGCCGTTATGTATTGGCGAAAGAGGAGGGTGCATTAAAGAAGTTGGAAATGGAACCGATAAAGTAAAGACTGGGGGATCCTTCACGGTATGGCCACAGTGACTCCTTCTTCGCTTCAAAAGCGTAGTCGGGCTGCATTGTCAAGGATAGTACCCCGGATGTTTCGAAAATTGCTGGCGTGTTTCCTTGTGAAAATTCGTTAAAAAGTTTGAAAATAGTTACAACTTATCATGAACGTCAGGTGTCGTTATAATGAAATTGATGTTACATCGATAATCCAGCACGAACAGGAGTGAATATTTTGGCAAAAACAGCGAATACGGCCGCCGGGTCCGCTCCGGCAGGGTCGGCCCGCTCGAAGACCGGCATCTCCAATCTGACGCTGAATATTTTGGCGATCGTGGTTTTCTTTGGGATTTGGATCTTTTATACGTCGGTGATTGCACCGAAGAATTTTTTGATCCCCAGTCCGTTCCAGGTGATCGGAGCCGGGGTGGAAAAATGGCAATCCGGCTTGCTCTTGCAACACGTCGTGGCCAGCATGTACCGGGTCTTTA
This Hydrogenispora ethanolica DNA region includes the following protein-coding sequences:
- a CDS encoding lactate racemase domain-containing protein; the encoded protein is MKKLAFEYGQGLMEANLPDSTDVFIPGETVPDPPVLEDIAGETRRSILNPIGMPPIADSVKPGSKVTIVFPDRVKGGFQENSHRKVAIPIIIEECLKAGVAKQDIKLICSNGLHRKNTREEIKSLLGEKTFNEFWWTHQIVNHDSEDWDNLIDLGCDGMGNRVIMNKEVYESDFAVLIGHALGNPYGGYSGGYKHCTTGITHWKSIAAHHVPHVMHRGDFTPVSNHSLMREKFDSIGQYMEQCMGKKFFTCDAVLDTYQRQIAVFTGYAKEIQPLAWEVADRRTYVPWAEKKYDVMVFGMPQAFHYGNGMGTNPILMLQAISANIIRHKRIMKDNCVVICSSICNGYFHDQEFPAYRPLYELFQQDYHNTLPDLEKYGEAFSHNQEYIDKYRFNYGYHPYHAFSMISCGHIAEMNCAAIYIVGAYEPGYARGMGMKTRATFEEALKDAAKYVGNQPNILALPKTFKVAAVHLGMKE
- a CDS encoding sulfite exporter TauE/SafE family protein; amino-acid sequence: MWHIHLSLAQMDVWWPGLLLLGGFIGILTGMFGVGGGFLLTPCLKILFGIPYPVAVGSGLAQIFLAGTYSTWKHGKNGNIDLRMGLLMTGGAVAGTDIGVSLLKQLGTGGTVILNSRTFTVADLVMSGLFLVLMTVTGLYIQHEASHSSGDEVASAIAQNLQGYRMPPQMAFPKSNIPSLSLWIPLIASFLVGILTGLLGVGGGFINFPLLVYVIGVPTYVAVGTSAFQILFASGYGALRHAWQGHVELLLVLLLLVGSLAGVRFGVYLSHLFGGRKLRKYFAWVIGLGIAVIIWDLVGEIWF